In one Fimbriimonadaceae bacterium genomic region, the following are encoded:
- a CDS encoding replication initiation factor domain-containing protein, giving the protein MESSFTLTIDWLAFTVLASNPQETMKVLGGDWSKAKGGFRGYPLSWMRADGLRGVGKLGTNAPRRPNEIHVDLSGGLASALTLDQIRNLLKWVHAQQGHVTRIDCALDDRTGTVPVSTIKEAVSAGQCVTRAAQVRHIVSNLTHGTGATTGETLYFGSPQSQTLLRIYDKRLELQSKGQENWQEYGTRWELELKKDRADQCARALATLDEADWKELVIGLLRSYVDFRQIPKDAEDEERYRAPVLEWYALLTEGFQKGRLAQEQQVQTLQNVKRWVSDTLTPMLAVICATPGGEEWLLEEIVRGISRWKDRHRSLLKQPTRFHRSAGGHAGSPC; this is encoded by the coding sequence ATGGAGTCGAGCTTCACACTAACCATTGATTGGCTGGCCTTTACCGTCCTGGCAAGCAATCCCCAAGAGACCATGAAGGTCCTCGGCGGCGATTGGAGTAAGGCCAAGGGTGGCTTCCGAGGGTATCCCTTATCCTGGATGCGGGCAGATGGCCTGCGCGGGGTCGGCAAACTGGGCACGAATGCGCCTCGGCGTCCGAATGAAATCCATGTAGATCTCTCGGGCGGCCTCGCGTCCGCCCTGACGCTGGATCAAATCCGCAACCTGCTCAAGTGGGTCCATGCCCAACAAGGCCATGTCACACGCATTGATTGTGCGCTGGATGATCGGACGGGCACGGTGCCGGTCTCGACCATCAAAGAAGCGGTCTCGGCAGGCCAATGTGTGACGCGTGCCGCACAAGTCCGGCATATCGTCTCCAACCTGACGCATGGCACCGGAGCGACGACGGGTGAGACCCTGTACTTCGGCAGTCCGCAGAGTCAGACCCTGTTGCGAATTTACGACAAACGACTCGAACTCCAGAGCAAAGGACAAGAGAACTGGCAGGAGTATGGGACTCGCTGGGAATTGGAATTGAAGAAGGATCGCGCCGATCAGTGCGCGAGAGCATTGGCCACGTTAGACGAAGCCGATTGGAAGGAGTTGGTCATCGGCTTGCTTCGCTCGTATGTGGATTTCCGGCAGATTCCGAAGGATGCCGAAGATGAAGAACGGTACCGGGCTCCAGTCTTGGAGTGGTATGCCCTCCTGACGGAGGGATTTCAGAAGGGGCGATTAGCCCAGGAACAGCAGGTGCAGACCCTGCAGAATGTGAAACGATGGGTGAGCGACACCCTGACGCCGATGTTGGCGGTCATTTGTGCCACCCCTGGAGGGGAAGAATGGCTACTGGAAGAAATTGTCAGGGGCA